A genomic region of Pseudomonas migulae contains the following coding sequences:
- a CDS encoding lipocalin-like domain-containing protein → MRIKLGVLLLALFLSGCDDSTPVEKGFAGLGGEAAAFTPVVPGRVFSFPADHGPHDGFRIEWWYVTANLKDDQGREFGVQWTLFRSALKATPEVAGWGNQTIWLGHAAVTSATAHHAAERYARGGVGQAGVSVQPFNAWIDDWRFSSQGTDALADLQLSARDKLFSYQLRLTSTRAPVLQGDKGFSQKSEEGQASYYYSQPFFQASGTLEIDGKTYQVSGPAWLDREWSSQPLTANQSGWDWFSLHLDSGEQVMLYRMRQKNGEPYLTGTWIDAQGQTQLLHATDIRLIPQDTATVAGRSMPVRWSINIPAKHLDITINALNPNAWMDLRIPYWEGPVRLRGSHAGQGYLEMTGY, encoded by the coding sequence ATGAGGATTAAACTCGGCGTGCTGTTGCTGGCACTTTTCTTGAGCGGCTGCGATGACTCGACGCCGGTCGAAAAAGGCTTCGCCGGCCTCGGTGGTGAAGCGGCCGCGTTTACCCCGGTAGTGCCCGGTCGGGTGTTCAGCTTTCCGGCGGATCACGGGCCTCACGATGGTTTTCGCATCGAGTGGTGGTACGTCACCGCCAACCTCAAGGACGATCAGGGCCGCGAGTTCGGCGTGCAATGGACGCTGTTTCGCAGTGCATTGAAAGCCACGCCCGAGGTGGCAGGGTGGGGTAACCAGACAATCTGGCTCGGCCATGCAGCAGTGACCTCGGCGACGGCGCATCACGCGGCCGAACGCTACGCCCGTGGCGGCGTCGGGCAGGCCGGGGTGAGCGTGCAGCCCTTCAATGCGTGGATCGACGATTGGCGGTTCAGCAGTCAGGGCACCGATGCGTTGGCTGATCTTCAACTCAGTGCCCGTGACAAGCTTTTCAGCTACCAACTGCGGCTCACGTCCACGCGTGCACCAGTGCTGCAAGGCGACAAGGGCTTCAGCCAGAAATCCGAGGAGGGCCAGGCGTCGTACTACTACAGTCAGCCGTTTTTTCAGGCCAGCGGTACGCTGGAGATCGACGGCAAGACCTATCAGGTCAGCGGCCCGGCGTGGCTCGACCGCGAGTGGAGCAGCCAGCCGCTGACCGCGAACCAGAGCGGTTGGGATTGGTTTTCCCTGCATCTGGACAGCGGCGAACAGGTCATGCTGTACCGCATGCGGCAGAAGAACGGCGAGCCGTATCTCACCGGCACCTGGATCGACGCCCAGGGCCAGACTCAGTTACTGCACGCCACGGATATCCGCCTGATTCCGCAAGACACTGCCACCGTCGCTGGGCGCTCGATGCCCGTGCGCTGGTCGATCAACATCCCCGCCAAACACCTAGACATCACCATCAACGCGCTCAACCCCAATGCCTGGATGGATTTGCGCATTCCGTACTGGGAAGGCCCGGTACGCCTCCGCGGCAGCCATGCGGGGCAGGGCTATCTGGAAATGACCGGTTATTAA